One Luteolibacter rhizosphaerae DNA segment encodes these proteins:
- a CDS encoding acyl-CoA thioesterase, with protein MPLPADLHTSTREEVMFFDTDIGGVVHNLAYLRMIETCRTRLAAKMGMDLKSMADTKLFPVVVRTEIDYRRPATLGDVLLLHGRLDEMQRARFWCAFEVRRESDDALLITCRQALALVQMPEGKPVRLPKDWQA; from the coding sequence ATGCCTTTACCCGCCGATCTCCACACCAGCACCCGTGAGGAAGTGATGTTCTTCGATACCGACATCGGCGGCGTCGTCCACAATCTGGCCTACCTGCGGATGATCGAAACCTGCCGCACCCGCCTCGCCGCGAAGATGGGCATGGACCTCAAGTCGATGGCGGATACCAAGCTTTTCCCGGTCGTCGTCCGCACGGAGATCGACTACCGCCGCCCCGCTACGCTCGGCGATGTCCTGCTGCTTCATGGCCGGCTCGATGAGATGCAGCGCGCCCGCTTCTGGTGTGCCTTCGAAGTCCGCCGCGAGAGCGATGACGCTCTGCTCATCACCTGCCGACAGGCCCTCGCCCTCGTGCAAATGCCCGAGGGCAAGCCCGTGCGCCTCCCCAAAGATTGGCAGGCTTGA
- a CDS encoding S1C family serine protease — MQQGIRRLMALVAVFAVAFGAVYLIRNGTSGLSRLWDGRGGGSAPQHRPERATLPDRPPLELGDVELLARLDAEYSKLTEAVVPSVVSIDTAGERAERLLDGWGRQRGIRRVPTQGQGSGVIVSEEGHVVTNQHVVSGQNQIQITLFDGKIYPATLIGQDPQLDVAVLKIESQGEKFRPLKFGDSSQVRRGQIVFAIGNPFGLGETITQGIISAVERSLSDTQRDLFQTDAAINPGNSGGPLVNLQGEIIGINSAIYTPDRANPGFQGVGFSIPSNDVKDTLFAILERGRPVRGYLGMRMAETRYGVSVDYIAPGGPAEAAGLKEQDIVQSYDGDKVTSINQLRTLVQRTRIGRKVALIVNRSGQQIALEPVITENLPEAEAAASQGKTRDTTEVLNAIGVDVRELSGQERMMGVPGVVVVSVKPEGLAKDHLQADDVIVAVNQNTVRNAWEFFQYLSSSAAVQDTTLHYIRGGKFARVDLPMVPRKAEEGK; from the coding sequence ATGCAACAAGGCATTCGACGCCTTATGGCACTGGTCGCCGTTTTTGCGGTGGCCTTCGGTGCCGTTTACCTGATCCGCAATGGCACCTCCGGGCTATCCCGCCTCTGGGATGGCCGGGGCGGCGGTTCCGCGCCCCAGCACCGGCCGGAGCGGGCCACCCTGCCGGACCGCCCGCCGCTCGAACTGGGCGACGTGGAACTCCTTGCCCGCCTCGATGCGGAGTACTCCAAGCTGACGGAAGCCGTGGTGCCATCGGTGGTCAGCATCGATACCGCGGGTGAGCGGGCCGAGCGGCTGCTGGATGGCTGGGGCCGCCAGCGCGGCATCCGCCGCGTGCCGACCCAAGGCCAAGGCTCCGGCGTGATCGTGAGCGAGGAAGGTCACGTGGTGACGAACCAGCACGTGGTCTCCGGCCAGAACCAGATCCAGATCACCCTCTTCGACGGCAAGATCTACCCGGCCACCCTGATCGGGCAGGATCCGCAACTCGACGTGGCGGTGCTGAAAATCGAATCGCAGGGCGAAAAGTTCCGCCCGCTGAAATTCGGCGACTCCTCGCAAGTACGGCGCGGCCAGATTGTCTTTGCGATCGGCAATCCCTTCGGCCTCGGCGAGACGATCACGCAGGGAATCATCTCTGCGGTGGAGCGCTCGCTTTCCGACACGCAGCGCGACCTCTTCCAGACCGATGCGGCGATCAATCCCGGTAACTCCGGCGGTCCGCTGGTGAACCTGCAGGGCGAGATCATCGGCATCAACTCGGCGATCTACACGCCGGACCGGGCGAATCCCGGATTCCAAGGTGTCGGCTTCTCGATTCCGTCCAATGACGTGAAGGACACGCTCTTCGCCATTCTCGAGCGCGGGAGGCCGGTGCGTGGCTACCTGGGCATGCGGATGGCGGAAACCCGCTACGGTGTATCGGTGGATTACATCGCTCCCGGCGGCCCGGCGGAAGCCGCAGGCCTGAAGGAACAGGACATCGTGCAGTCCTACGATGGCGACAAGGTGACCTCGATCAACCAGCTGCGCACTCTGGTGCAGCGGACCCGGATCGGCCGCAAAGTGGCCCTGATCGTCAACCGCAGCGGCCAGCAGATCGCGCTGGAGCCGGTGATCACGGAGAACCTGCCGGAAGCAGAAGCCGCCGCCTCCCAAGGCAAGACCCGGGATACGACGGAGGTGCTCAATGCCATCGGCGTGGATGTGCGCGAGCTCTCGGGCCAAGAGCGCATGATGGGAGTGCCCGGCGTGGTCGTGGTCTCGGTGAAGCCCGAAGGGCTGGCCAAGGATCATCTGCAAGCGGACGACGTGATCGTGGCGGTCAATCAGAACACCGTGCGGAACGCTTGGGAATTCTTCCAGTATCTCTCCTCCTCTGCAGCGGTCCAGGATACCACCCTGCACTACATCCGCGGCGGCAAGTTCGCGCGCGTGGACCTGCCGATGGTGCCGCGCAAGGCGGAGGAAGGAAAGTGA
- a CDS encoding OmpA family protein, translated as MRDARFPVVFVIGALALAGLVAALYLKRGTPADPGQAQQTPVTPANPTPEPKQEPIAATQKESMVDTPQTPEAALANAGVGVATANPAELMQKIGAALEAGDFNALGKLIGKDALDEATRKRLTQLAADRQVKLRRPDAVQEVGELELNQRARWALWLDGEQSGRDRIFFDLKRDAGKWSVQSMTLPPGEGEPVPKAVLVDALGIADAFLQATLHQQFEMAKEFVDTSTVSDAKIAGLCILFEEGNYRMRPEKPLRAMFQRENSEGYLARVVTSDGADAAEFSLVLSQPQNGGHWRVSDINLDQLLADYAARVAGGDVYYSPLLKNPKGGDTLVLYFGFNEDVLAPRTERQLQIVAQILKTDADKQLTISGHTDALGTEEYNRSLSARRAGIVKDYLVKTGVREDQIITQAKGQSQPRRPNFTESGDDNPEGRRANRRTEIYLDFD; from the coding sequence ATGCGTGACGCCCGCTTCCCAGTTGTTTTCGTGATCGGTGCCTTGGCCCTCGCGGGTCTGGTCGCGGCGCTCTATCTGAAACGCGGCACCCCCGCGGATCCGGGTCAGGCGCAGCAGACCCCCGTCACGCCCGCCAACCCGACACCGGAGCCAAAGCAAGAACCCATCGCCGCAACCCAAAAGGAATCGATGGTGGACACTCCACAGACGCCGGAAGCGGCACTGGCCAATGCCGGGGTGGGAGTGGCGACCGCCAACCCGGCGGAGCTGATGCAGAAGATCGGCGCGGCACTGGAAGCTGGCGATTTCAATGCACTGGGCAAGCTGATCGGGAAGGACGCCCTCGACGAGGCAACCCGCAAACGCCTCACCCAGCTAGCGGCGGATCGGCAGGTGAAGCTGCGCCGCCCGGATGCCGTGCAGGAGGTGGGTGAGCTGGAGCTGAACCAGCGGGCCCGCTGGGCACTCTGGCTGGATGGCGAGCAATCCGGCCGCGACCGGATTTTCTTCGATCTCAAACGAGATGCCGGCAAGTGGTCGGTGCAGTCGATGACCCTGCCTCCCGGCGAGGGTGAGCCGGTGCCGAAGGCGGTGCTGGTGGATGCGCTGGGCATCGCCGATGCCTTCCTACAGGCGACGCTGCACCAGCAATTCGAGATGGCGAAGGAGTTCGTGGATACTTCCACCGTGTCCGACGCGAAGATCGCGGGACTGTGCATCCTCTTCGAGGAAGGGAACTACCGCATGCGTCCGGAGAAGCCGCTGCGTGCCATGTTCCAACGCGAGAACAGCGAGGGCTATCTGGCCCGGGTCGTGACCTCCGACGGGGCGGATGCCGCCGAGTTCTCCCTGGTGCTGAGCCAGCCGCAGAACGGCGGGCACTGGCGTGTCTCCGACATCAATCTCGACCAACTGCTGGCGGACTACGCGGCCCGCGTGGCGGGTGGCGATGTCTATTACTCGCCGCTGCTGAAGAACCCGAAGGGCGGTGACACCCTGGTGCTTTACTTCGGCTTCAACGAGGACGTGCTGGCCCCGCGCACGGAACGCCAGCTCCAGATCGTGGCGCAGATCCTGAAGACCGACGCGGACAAGCAGCTCACGATTTCCGGCCACACGGATGCCTTGGGCACCGAGGAATACAACCGCAGCCTCTCCGCACGGCGAGCCGGCATCGTGAAGGACTATCTGGTGAAGACCGGCGTGCGCGAGGACCAGATCATCACCCAGGCAAAGGGCCAGTCGCAGCCGCGCCGCCCGAACTTCACCGAGAGCGGGGATGACAATCCGGAAGGTCGCCGGGCCAACCGCCGCACCGAGATCTACTTGGATTTCGATTGA
- the queA gene encoding tRNA preQ1(34) S-adenosylmethionine ribosyltransferase-isomerase QueA — MRTSDFHYELPEELIASRPLEERAASRMMVVHRDTGRIEHRMFRDFPEYFRSDDLLVLNDTRVIPARVFSDDGKIELLCLDRLSPIEWRSLVRPGKKMRIGKTVSVGGITGTVTEVFENGDRLIRWDTPVDLNQHGHLALPHYMKREDELADRERYQTVFAREEGAIAAPTAGLHFTPEMLASLPHDFLTLHVGVGTFRPVQVDTPEEHVMHSERYALRGEVAEKINAAGRVIAVGTTVTRVLEHLGKASESERLLATDQQGETDIFIYPPHRFRVIGGLLTNFHLPESTLIMLVSAFAGKDLVMEAYREAVRERYRFYSYGDCMLLV; from the coding sequence TTGCGCACCAGCGATTTCCACTATGAGCTGCCAGAGGAGCTGATCGCCTCCCGGCCCTTGGAGGAGCGCGCCGCATCCCGCATGATGGTGGTCCACCGCGATACCGGCCGGATCGAGCACCGCATGTTCCGTGACTTCCCCGAGTACTTCCGCTCCGACGATCTGCTGGTGCTGAATGATACCCGTGTCATCCCGGCCCGCGTCTTCTCGGACGACGGCAAGATCGAGCTGCTCTGCCTCGACCGGCTCTCGCCCATCGAATGGCGCTCTCTCGTCCGCCCCGGCAAGAAGATGCGCATCGGCAAGACCGTCTCGGTCGGTGGCATCACCGGCACCGTCACGGAGGTCTTCGAGAACGGCGATCGCCTGATCCGCTGGGACACACCCGTGGACCTCAACCAGCACGGCCACCTTGCCCTGCCGCACTACATGAAGCGCGAGGATGAGCTGGCCGATCGCGAGCGCTACCAGACCGTTTTTGCCCGTGAGGAAGGAGCCATCGCTGCGCCCACCGCCGGCCTGCACTTCACGCCGGAGATGCTCGCCAGCCTGCCGCACGATTTCCTCACCCTGCACGTCGGCGTCGGGACCTTCCGCCCGGTGCAGGTGGATACGCCGGAGGAGCACGTCATGCACTCCGAGCGATACGCTCTGCGGGGTGAGGTTGCGGAGAAGATCAATGCAGCGGGGCGAGTGATCGCCGTCGGCACCACCGTTACCCGGGTCCTTGAGCACCTCGGTAAGGCTTCGGAGAGTGAGCGCCTGCTTGCCACGGATCAGCAGGGGGAAACCGATATCTTCATCTACCCCCCGCACCGCTTCCGGGTGATCGGCGGCCTGCTCACGAATTTCCACCTGCCGGAGAGCACCCTCATCATGCTCGTCAGCGCCTTCGCCGGAAAGGACCTCGTCATGGAGGCCTATCGCGAGGCCGTGCGGGAGCGCTATCGCTTCTACAGTTACGGGGATTGCATGCTCCTCGTCTGA
- a CDS encoding AAA family ATPase, protein MLRSLHLRGYRSLRDFRLKLGRVTVITGENGVGKSNFYRALSMLQRMAEGRLAESIAQEGGMPSLMWAGDRRTDEPHRVIWEIEHEIFSFSIECGLPRPAITAFKLDPDLKEEVLRFGGAKGRIMAKRKRPMIEVRDAEGRLEALTLPFHPTESMLSEVRDGSRYPALTASRDILLGWRFYHQFRSDPESAMRQPRVGFHSPVLAHDGSNLAATLQTIEEAKPGILDETIEAAFPGTKWRAVDDSGSFQLQIARSGLNRWLNAAELSDGTLRFFCLCAALMSSRPSPLLVLNEPESSLHPALLDPLAGMISRVAPETQVIVVTHSQPLAAAITERCEAKIVELVRYEDETRRRGDDSAKRSWTFDE, encoded by the coding sequence GTGCTCCGCAGCCTCCATCTCCGCGGCTATCGCTCGCTCCGGGATTTCCGCCTGAAGCTGGGGCGGGTGACCGTGATCACCGGGGAGAACGGTGTGGGGAAATCGAACTTCTACCGCGCGCTCTCCATGCTGCAACGGATGGCGGAAGGCCGGCTGGCCGAAAGCATCGCGCAAGAAGGAGGCATGCCGAGCCTGATGTGGGCGGGAGACCGGCGGACCGATGAACCGCACCGGGTGATCTGGGAAATCGAGCACGAGATCTTCTCCTTTTCCATCGAGTGCGGGCTGCCGCGGCCGGCTATCACCGCCTTCAAGCTGGATCCCGACCTGAAGGAAGAGGTTCTGCGGTTCGGAGGAGCCAAGGGGCGGATCATGGCCAAGCGGAAGAGGCCGATGATTGAGGTGCGGGACGCGGAGGGCAGGCTGGAGGCGCTGACCCTGCCCTTCCATCCCACCGAATCGATGCTGTCCGAAGTGCGGGATGGCAGCCGCTATCCCGCGCTAACGGCAAGCCGCGATATCCTGCTGGGATGGCGTTTCTACCACCAGTTCCGCAGCGATCCGGAATCGGCGATGCGACAGCCGAGGGTGGGCTTTCACTCACCGGTGCTCGCACACGACGGCTCGAACTTGGCGGCAACCCTGCAGACGATCGAGGAAGCGAAGCCGGGCATACTCGACGAGACCATAGAGGCCGCCTTTCCCGGAACCAAATGGCGAGCGGTGGACGACAGCGGCAGCTTCCAGCTCCAAATCGCACGATCCGGTCTCAACCGCTGGCTGAACGCGGCCGAGCTCTCGGACGGAACCCTACGCTTCTTCTGTCTCTGCGCCGCGCTGATGAGCTCCAGGCCATCGCCGCTGCTGGTGCTGAATGAACCGGAGAGCAGCCTGCATCCGGCGCTTCTCGATCCTTTGGCCGGAATGATTTCCCGGGTGGCGCCGGAGACCCAAGTGATCGTGGTAACGCATTCCCAGCCCTTGGCCGCGGCGATCACGGAACGCTGCGAGGCAAAGATCGTGGAGCTCGTCCGCTATGAAGACGAGACCCGACGCAGGGGCGATGACTCGGCGAAACGCTCGTGGACCTTCGACGAATAG
- a CDS encoding ankyrin repeat domain-containing protein — MNCRPHARVALAAALLLAVPACRNPQREALKQLEKDKIEASGASLLQAVQDGDDKLVNLLLQARVYSGQRDAEGNSPLHVALSRGHVGIADRLISEGADLRVANPAGVTPVSLAVFKGESALADRLLNAGAPAEGLTPDGDKVLPWAIRNGRLVFVRRLMQGGADPHQKDAAGNPLLHVAIETGRRDLVSELLEQGADAGAVSGSGESSLVAALRKEWRDMLRPLAAAGADPNLPDSKGRLPLQAALDARDLPLAKLLVGLGARPLDGSWANALWKSYTARDLEVCGLLLGMGISPDTRDPQGRRPVQAALADGRADFLHLFLSYGADGSGLFYEASRRKAFHQTGIIVAHCGLPKPLPPPWLDTPLGLAIRHNDLRTVSLLLNRGASPMQSVAEGVEPLHLAIVLGRPRIVKELLKAGVDPNVALSLPVSAEFLRQVRGGNMRWLLKNDQNITPIMLAADSGHPSTARALLAAGAKTSVWTRRNRMWPINIAARKGDVKMMRVLLGKDPEVEQRRIVVDLSEQKAWIFDSSGYELFSTKVSTGRSGFATPTGTFAITNKYRDWTSTIYDASMPFFQRFSCGDFGFHQGVVPGYPASHGCIRVPHGNANKLFSLTELGDRVEIRP, encoded by the coding sequence GTGAATTGTCGCCCTCACGCCCGTGTTGCTCTGGCCGCTGCCTTGCTGCTGGCCGTGCCTGCGTGCCGGAATCCCCAGCGTGAGGCGCTCAAGCAACTTGAGAAGGACAAGATCGAGGCCTCGGGAGCGTCCTTGCTTCAGGCGGTTCAGGACGGCGATGACAAGCTCGTGAACCTCCTGCTGCAGGCGCGGGTCTACTCCGGCCAGCGGGATGCGGAGGGCAATAGCCCTCTGCATGTCGCTCTCTCCCGCGGGCACGTTGGCATTGCAGATCGCCTTATTTCGGAAGGGGCCGATCTCCGCGTCGCAAACCCCGCGGGCGTCACGCCGGTATCGCTCGCCGTCTTCAAGGGCGAGAGCGCCTTGGCGGATCGCCTGCTCAACGCGGGCGCTCCGGCGGAAGGCCTGACCCCGGATGGCGACAAGGTCTTGCCGTGGGCGATCCGCAATGGCCGCTTGGTTTTCGTCCGCCGCCTCATGCAGGGCGGCGCGGATCCCCATCAAAAGGATGCCGCCGGGAACCCCTTGCTCCACGTCGCGATCGAAACCGGCCGCCGCGATCTGGTGAGCGAGTTGCTCGAACAAGGCGCGGATGCCGGCGCGGTCAGCGGCAGCGGCGAGTCCTCGCTGGTGGCCGCCCTGCGCAAGGAATGGCGGGACATGCTGCGACCCCTCGCCGCCGCCGGGGCCGACCCTAATCTCCCGGATAGCAAGGGCCGCTTGCCCCTCCAGGCCGCGCTCGATGCCCGTGACTTGCCGCTCGCCAAGCTGCTGGTGGGCCTCGGTGCCCGCCCGCTTGATGGCTCGTGGGCGAACGCACTCTGGAAGTCCTACACCGCCCGCGATCTCGAAGTCTGCGGTCTGCTCCTCGGCATGGGCATCTCCCCGGATACTCGGGATCCGCAGGGCCGGCGTCCGGTTCAGGCCGCCCTTGCGGATGGCCGCGCGGATTTCCTCCATCTCTTCCTCTCCTACGGGGCGGATGGCAGCGGCCTGTTCTACGAGGCCAGTCGCCGGAAAGCCTTTCACCAGACCGGCATCATTGTCGCCCATTGCGGCCTGCCGAAGCCGCTGCCTCCACCTTGGCTCGATACCCCTCTGGGCCTTGCGATCCGGCATAACGATCTCCGCACCGTCTCGCTCTTGCTGAATCGTGGTGCCTCGCCGATGCAGTCGGTGGCGGAAGGCGTGGAACCGCTGCACCTCGCGATCGTCCTCGGACGGCCCCGAATCGTGAAGGAGTTGCTCAAAGCAGGCGTGGATCCGAACGTCGCGCTCAGCCTGCCGGTTTCCGCGGAGTTCCTGCGCCAAGTCCGTGGCGGGAACATGCGCTGGCTGCTGAAGAACGATCAGAACATCACGCCCATCATGCTGGCGGCGGACTCCGGTCATCCATCCACCGCCCGCGCACTTCTCGCCGCCGGGGCCAAGACCAGCGTCTGGACCCGCCGCAACCGCATGTGGCCGATCAATATCGCCGCCCGCAAAGGCGACGTGAAGATGATGCGCGTGCTGCTCGGCAAGGATCCGGAAGTCGAGCAACGCCGGATCGTGGTCGATCTCTCCGAGCAGAAGGCGTGGATCTTCGATTCCTCCGGTTACGAACTTTTCAGCACGAAGGTCTCCACCGGCCGCTCGGGCTTCGCCACCCCCACCGGCACCTTCGCGATCACGAACAAGTACCGCGATTGGACCTCCACGATTTACGATGCCAGCATGCCCTTCTTCCAGCGCTTCAGCTGCGGGGACTTCGGCTTCCATCAAGGCGTCGTCCCCGGATATCCCGCCTCGCACGGCTGCATCCGCGTCCCGCACGGGAACGCGAACAAGCTCTTCTCGCTCACCGAGCTGGGTGATCGCGTGGAGATCCGCCCCTGA
- a CDS encoding YHS domain-containing protein produces the protein MKPVFLLIASIALASCAAKAPEAAAATPESAARSKKVAKKEPKPKSYPLKTCLVTGDGLDDMDERVTTVYEGQTFEFCCKPCLKKFNKNPGKYVKALAKASG, from the coding sequence ATGAAACCCGTATTTCTCCTGATCGCATCGATCGCGCTCGCTTCCTGCGCCGCCAAGGCGCCGGAGGCGGCCGCCGCTACTCCCGAGTCCGCCGCCCGGTCCAAGAAGGTGGCGAAGAAAGAGCCGAAACCGAAGTCCTACCCGCTGAAAACCTGCCTCGTCACCGGTGACGGGCTGGACGACATGGACGAGCGGGTCACGACCGTTTACGAGGGCCAGACCTTCGAGTTTTGCTGCAAGCCCTGCCTGAAGAAGTTCAACAAGAACCCCGGCAAGTACGTGAAGGCCCTGGCAAAGGCGTCGGGCTAA
- a CDS encoding multicopper oxidase family protein, translated as MKHFLTLLLFLTAAHAKVVEYDLEVAEQSWSPGDGVKSVRALTLNGGIPGPTLRFREGDTARIRVHNRLKGEETSIHWHGLLLPNAQDGVPHVTTPPIQPGTTHTFEFPLRHSGTYWYHSHTGLQEQRGVYGSIVIEPKGGEPVKAARDHVVVLSDWTVENPNEVMRTLMRGSEWYALRKNSMQSLTGAIKARALKDFWERERTRMPAMDISDVAYDAFLANGRRSIQLPGKPGERVRLRFINAAASTYFYLESATGPMTIVAADGPAVRPLPIKRLLVGMAETYDVIVTVPPSGQWEVRATAQDGSGHASVLLGSGDLHPAPEIPRPDLYRMDYMMAGMNEMEEGMEMPGMDHSAMSLRGSGHGAMKHGSAAVENPRPLPPYSKLRAPESTAFAASLPRRTIPLRLTGDMERYAWSFNGKTMAEDAVIKIKRGEVLRLEMVNDTMMHHPIHLHGHFFRVLEGQGKDAPLKHTIDVPPMGRRTIEFEADESGDWLFHCHLLYHMHAGMARVFSYEEQGPDHHPHLGEHAHDPLYIMLDGSLQSHLSEGMLTLMNSRNDYFAMWDVGYGDVDETEYEIDLGWKRYFNPNFSTVLGWRFTNMEDEEDRAFAGIQYRLPYLVWSSAQVDSEGELRLGLAKALQITDRFGVFAGVQYDTGSEWEWSLGADYILNKQFSLITQYHSEYGLGGGFSFRF; from the coding sequence ATGAAACATTTTCTAACATTACTTCTCTTTCTAACAGCCGCTCACGCGAAGGTCGTGGAATACGACCTCGAAGTGGCCGAACAATCTTGGTCGCCCGGTGACGGCGTGAAGAGCGTCCGCGCCCTGACTCTCAATGGCGGCATCCCCGGTCCTACCCTGCGTTTTCGTGAGGGTGATACGGCACGGATCCGGGTCCACAACCGCCTCAAAGGTGAAGAAACCTCGATCCACTGGCACGGCTTGCTGCTGCCGAATGCCCAGGACGGCGTGCCACATGTCACCACGCCGCCGATCCAGCCCGGCACCACGCACACCTTCGAATTCCCGCTCAGGCATTCCGGCACCTATTGGTATCACAGCCACACCGGCCTGCAGGAGCAGCGCGGGGTCTATGGCTCCATCGTGATCGAACCGAAAGGTGGCGAGCCGGTGAAAGCGGCCCGCGATCATGTCGTGGTTCTCTCCGACTGGACGGTCGAGAATCCGAACGAGGTCATGCGCACCCTCATGCGCGGCAGCGAGTGGTATGCCCTGCGGAAGAACAGCATGCAGAGTCTCACCGGTGCGATCAAAGCCAGGGCCTTGAAGGACTTCTGGGAGCGTGAGCGCACCCGCATGCCGGCCATGGATATCTCCGATGTGGCCTATGATGCCTTCCTCGCCAATGGCCGGCGCTCGATCCAGCTCCCGGGCAAGCCCGGTGAACGCGTGCGCCTCCGCTTCATCAATGCAGCGGCATCCACCTACTTCTACCTCGAGTCCGCCACCGGTCCCATGACCATCGTGGCGGCAGACGGTCCGGCCGTGCGTCCGCTTCCCATCAAACGTCTGCTGGTCGGCATGGCGGAGACCTACGACGTGATCGTTACCGTCCCGCCATCCGGTCAATGGGAGGTGCGAGCCACCGCGCAGGATGGCTCGGGACATGCATCCGTGCTGTTAGGTAGCGGGGATCTCCATCCCGCGCCGGAGATCCCGCGGCCCGACCTCTATCGCATGGACTACATGATGGCCGGCATGAACGAGATGGAGGAAGGCATGGAGATGCCGGGAATGGATCACTCTGCCATGTCCCTGCGGGGGTCCGGCCACGGTGCCATGAAGCATGGCTCCGCCGCGGTGGAGAACCCGCGGCCGCTGCCGCCTTACTCGAAGCTCCGCGCTCCGGAATCCACCGCCTTCGCCGCCTCGCTGCCGCGCCGGACCATTCCGCTCCGACTCACCGGGGATATGGAGCGCTACGCCTGGTCATTCAATGGCAAGACCATGGCCGAGGACGCGGTGATCAAGATCAAGCGCGGCGAAGTCCTGCGCCTGGAAATGGTGAACGACACCATGATGCACCATCCCATCCACCTGCACGGCCACTTCTTCCGCGTGTTGGAAGGGCAGGGGAAGGACGCCCCGCTCAAGCATACCATCGACGTCCCGCCCATGGGCCGCCGCACGATCGAGTTCGAGGCCGATGAGAGCGGCGATTGGCTCTTCCACTGCCACCTGCTCTACCACATGCATGCGGGCATGGCCCGGGTCTTCTCCTATGAGGAGCAGGGTCCCGATCACCATCCGCACCTCGGCGAGCATGCGCACGACCCGCTTTACATCATGCTCGATGGCAGCCTGCAGAGCCACCTGAGTGAGGGGATGCTGACCCTGATGAATTCCCGCAACGACTACTTCGCCATGTGGGATGTCGGCTACGGCGACGTGGATGAGACCGAGTATGAGATCGATCTCGGCTGGAAGCGTTATTTCAATCCGAACTTCTCCACCGTCCTCGGCTGGCGCTTCACGAATATGGAGGATGAGGAGGACCGCGCGTTCGCGGGGATCCAATACCGCCTCCCTTACCTCGTCTGGAGTTCGGCTCAGGTCGATAGCGAAGGCGAGCTCAGGCTCGGCCTCGCCAAGGCCTTGCAAATCACCGACCGGTTCGGGGTCTTCGCCGGCGTCCAGTACGACACCGGTAGCGAGTGGGAGTGGTCGCTCGGCGCGGACTACATCCTCAATAAGCAGTTCTCCCTCATCACCCAGTACCACTCCGAGTACGGCCTCGGCGGGGGCTTCTCCTTCCGCTTCTAA